Proteins from one Rosa chinensis cultivar Old Blush chromosome 7, RchiOBHm-V2, whole genome shotgun sequence genomic window:
- the LOC112175525 gene encoding DNA-binding protein RHL1 isoform X4: protein MARGSKHKKEEEDEEDPERKRLKSLGFSNKLVSEIPARPQAPLRPSNAVVKHHGKDIIKKSQRKNRFLFSFPGLFAPIAGGKIGDLQDLGTKTPLLYLDFPQGRIKLFGTIVFPKNKYLTLQFPRGGKSVMCEDYFDNMIVFSDAWWIGTKDENPDETQLDFPKELNKGHNTDYEFKGGAGSASVVNNQSDYKNEITYVDEHSPDTKLEHNLSDDGNKDLIEVTPVRHSARTAGKRFNFGEASSGDDSVESNTDLCEGEDNQIGGLDSLSRKHASGKTENLSIGDFNIVNEDAVKGAQIPEQNQESSMSEAKSKKQSHSAFSVTIPKEDSCSNHGPLVQTTISTLFKKVEKKKVGSSLPSQVQTPSQAHKTPRNPRKPASPKVSGQKLLQAPSKRKFNQWAKGWQRRKNTRLKMILKNSQVAHSDEEWAA from the exons ATGGCGCGAGGGTCGAAGcacaaaaaggaagaagaagacgaagaagatccAGAGCGGAAGAGGCTGAAATCGCTGGGGTTTTCGAACAAGTTAGTATCGGAGATCCCAGCCAGGCCTCAAGCGCCTCTCCGGCCTTCAAACGCCGTCGTTAAGCACCACGGCAAAGACATCATCAAGAAATCTCAGCGCAAGAACAGGttcctcttctccttccccGGCCTCTTTGCTCCCATCGCTGGCGGTAAGATCGGCGACCTCCAGGATTTGGGCACCAAGACCCCTCTCCTCTACCTCGATTTCCCTCAG GGTCGGATCAAGTTGTTTGGGACCATTGTGTTCCCCAAGAACAAGTATTTGACTCTTCAGTTTCCTAGAGGTGGAAAGAGTGTCATGTGTGAGGACTACTTCGATAATATG ATTGTATTTTCTGATGCTTGGTGGATTGGGACAAAGGACGAGAACCCAGACGAAACCCAACTTGATTTCCCTAAAGAACTGAATAAG GGACACAACACAGATTATGAATTTAAAGGTGGTGCAGGTTCAGCATCTGTGGTTAACAACCAAAGTGATTATAAAAATGAAATTACATATGTAGACGAACATTCTCCAGATACTAAGCTTGAGCATAATTTATCTGATGATGGAAACAAAGATTTGATTGAAGTAACACCAGTTCGTCATTCAGCAAGAACTGCTGGAAAACGATTCAA TTTTGGAGAAGCTTCTTCTGGAGATGATTCTGTTGAAAGCAATACTGACTTATGTGAAGGAGAAGATAACCAAATTGGGGGACTCGATTCATTATCCAGGAAGCATGCTAGTGGAA AGACTGAAAATCTCAGCATTGGAGATTTCAACATTGTTAATGAGGATGCTGTGAAAGGAGCTCAAATTCCTGAACAAAATCAGGAGTCCTCTATGTCAGAGGCTAAATCAAAGAAACAATCTCATTCTGCCTTTTCAGTGACTATACCTAAGGAGGACTCTTGTAGTAATCATGGTCCTCTCGTTCAGACTACTATATCTACCTTATTCAAGAAAGTGGAGAAGAAG AAAGTGGGATCCAGTTTGCCAAGTCAAGTACAAACTCCTTCTCAGGCTCATAAAACACCAAGAAATCCAAGGAAACCAGCATCTCCAAAAG TTTCTGGCCAGAAGTTGCTGCAAGCTCCTTCAAAGAGGAAGTTTAATCAG TGGGCAAAAGGTTGgcaaagaagaaagaatacGAG GTTGAAGATGATATTGAAGAATTCTCAAGTAGCTCACAG TGATGAAGAGTGGGCTGCTTGA
- the LOC112175524 gene encoding probable metal-nicotianamine transporter YSL7, whose product MSQEYQKPEQVDEDPNQKRKRGKEDHEEEEEEEEEGEVLSVERLFAKQEVPSWTRQLTFRAFIISGLLSVLFSVIVMKLNLTTGIIPSLNVSAGLLGFFFVSTWTKILGKAGFLAQPFTRQENTVIQTCIVASSGIAFSGGFGSYLFGMSDRIAAQSSDTGDTKNPGLLWIIGFLFVVSFLGLFSVVPLRKIMIIDFKLTYPSGTATALLINSFHTPAGAKLAKKQVKELGKFFSFSFLWGFFQWFYTAEGDCGFSNFPSLGLKAYQNKFYFDFSATYVGVGMICPYIVNISVLLGGIISWGLMWPLIWNKRGDWYKAELSPKSMNGLQAYKVFIAIAMILGDGLYNFFKVLGRTLSALYVQLRQKDVSGILPVADQASPVSLEQLSYDDQRRTQLFLKDQIPAWFAAAGYVGIAAISIATVPHIFPQLKWYYILVIYLIAPTLAFCNAYGCGLTDWSLASTYGKVAIFTIGAWAGSSHGGVIAGLAACGVMMNIVSTASDLTQDFKTGYLTLASPRSMFVSQIIGTAMGCVISPCVFWIFYKAFPDMGNPNTAYPAPYAVVYRNMAILAVEGLDYLPKNCLLLCGVFFGAAILINLIKDCISKKKARFIPLPMAMAIPFYIGPYFAIDMCLGSVIKFVWEKINKAKADAFVPAVASGMICGDGIWTLPASILALAGVKPPICMKFLSRADNTRVDKFLGRS is encoded by the exons ATGTCTCAAGAGTACCAAAAACCGGAACAAGTAGACGAGGATCCGAACCAGAAGAGGAAGCGCGGCAAGGAAGAtcatgaggaggaggaggaggaggaggaagaaggagaggtGCTATCGGTGGAAAGGCTGTTCGCAAAGCAAGAAGTGCCGTCATGGACGAGGCAGCTGACGTTCCGAGCATTCATAATAAGCGGCCTGCTGAGTGTGCTGTTCAGCGTGATCGTGATGAAGCTGAACCTGACGACCGGTATCATACCATCTCTGAACGTGTCGGCGGGGCTGTTGGGTTTCTTCTTCGTGAGCACTTGGACCAAGATCCTGGGCAAAGCAGGCTTCTTGGCCCAGCCCTTCACCAGGCAAGAGAACACCGTCATCCAGACCTGCATCGTTGCTTCCTCCGGCATCGCCTTCAGCGGAGGTTTCGGCAGCTATCTCTTTGGTATGAGTGATCGAATCGCAGCCCAATCTAGTGACACCGGTGATACCAAGAACCCAGGTTTGCTGTGGATTATTGGCTTTCTCTTTGTTGTCAGCTTCCTCGGCCTCTTCTCAGTCGTGCCTCTTCGAAAG ATTATGATCATAGACTTCAAATTGACATATCCCAGTGGTACTGCAACTGCTCTTCTCATCAACAGTTTCCACACTCCTGCAGGAGCCAAGCTAGCAAA GAAACAAGTGAAGGAGTTGGGAAAATTCTTCTCTTTCAGTTTCTTGTGGGGTTTCTTTCAATGGTTCTATACTGCCGAAGGTGACTGCGGATTTTCAAACTTCCCTTCACTCGGTCTTAAAGCATATCAGAATAA GTTTTACTTCGACTTCTCAGCAACATATGTTGGAGTAGGGATGATTTGCCCCTACATTGTAAACATATCGGTGCTTCTTGGAGGCATCATTTCTTGGGGTTTGATGTGGCCTCTCATATGGAATAAGAGGGGTGATTGGTATAAAGCAGAGCTTAGCCCAAAAAGCATGAATGGTCTTCAAGCTTACAAG GTCTTCATTGCCATTGCCATGATCCTTGGTGACGGACTATACAATTTCTTCAAGGTGCTAGGTCGAACTCTCTCTGCCTTGTATGTTCAACTCCGACAAAAAGATGTGAGCGGCATTCTTCCAGTGGCAGATCAAGCCTCTCCTGTAAGCTTGGAGCAGCTCTCTTATGATGACCAGCGCCGAACCCAACTCTTTCTCAAAGACCAAATTCCAGCATGGTTTGCTGCTGCGGGCTATGTTGGAATTGCTGCTATCTCCATAGCCACTGTACCACACATATTTCCCCAACTTAAGTGGTATTATATATTGGTCATCTACCTCATTGCACCCACCTTGGCTTTCTGTAATGCATATGGGTGTGGGCTCACTGATTGGTCCCTGGCATCCACATATGGAAAGGTCGCCATCTTTACCATTGGGGCATGGGCAGGTTCCTCCCACGGTGGTGTTATTGCAGGACTAGCAGCTTGTGGAGTCATGATGAACATCGTTTCAACAGCTTCTGATTTAACCCAAGATTTCAAGACTGGCTACCTAACCTTGGCTTCTCCCCGATCAATGTTTGTAAGCCAAATTATTGGGACAGCAATGGGTTGTGTGATTTCTCCATGTGTGTTTTGGATCTTCTATAAGGCCTTCCCTGACATGGGCAATCCCAACACTGCATATCCTGCTCCCTATGCTGTTGTGTACCGTAACATGGCTATTTTGGCGGTAGAAGGTCTCGATTATCTGCCTAAGAATTGCCTCTTGCTTTGTGGCGTGTTCTTTGGTGCAGCCATTCTTATAAACCTGATAAAGGATTGCATTAGTAAGAAGAAGGCACGCTTCATTCCACTACCAATGGCAATGGCTATACCTTTCTATATAGGGCCATATTTTGCGATTGATATGTGCCTTGGGAGCGTGATCAAGTTTGTGTGGGAGAAGATAAACAAGGCCAAGGCAGATGCTTTTGTACCTGCAGTGGCTTCTGGTATGATCTGTGGGGATGGGATTTGGACTTTGCCTGCTTCAATACTCGCCCTAGCAGGGGTCAAGCCACCAATTTGCATGAAGTTCTTGTCAAGGGCAGATAATACTAGGGTTGATAAATTCTTAGGGAGATCCTAA
- the LOC112175525 gene encoding DNA-binding protein RHL1 isoform X1, producing MARGSKHKKEEEDEEDPERKRLKSLGFSNKLVSEIPARPQAPLRPSNAVVKHHGKDIIKKSQRKNRFLFSFPGLFAPIAGGKIGDLQDLGTKTPLLYLDFPQGRIKLFGTIVFPKNKYLTLQFPRGGKSVMCEDYFDNMIVFSDAWWIGTKDENPDETQLDFPKELNKGHNTDYEFKGGAGSASVVNNQSDYKNEITYVDEHSPDTKLEHNLSDDGNKDLIEVTPVRHSARTAGKRFNFGEASSGDDSVESNTDLCEGEDNQIGGLDSLSRKHASGKTENLSIGDFNIVNEDAVKGAQIPEQNQESSMSEAKSKKQSHSAFSVTIPKEDSCSNHGPLVQTTISTLFKKVEKKKVGSSLPSQVQTPSQAHKTPRNPRKPASPKVSGQKLLQAPSKRKFNQDGRPSKKGKSIKENDAVGKRLAKKKEYEVEDDIEEFSSSSQDTDCSDEEWAA from the exons ATGGCGCGAGGGTCGAAGcacaaaaaggaagaagaagacgaagaagatccAGAGCGGAAGAGGCTGAAATCGCTGGGGTTTTCGAACAAGTTAGTATCGGAGATCCCAGCCAGGCCTCAAGCGCCTCTCCGGCCTTCAAACGCCGTCGTTAAGCACCACGGCAAAGACATCATCAAGAAATCTCAGCGCAAGAACAGGttcctcttctccttccccGGCCTCTTTGCTCCCATCGCTGGCGGTAAGATCGGCGACCTCCAGGATTTGGGCACCAAGACCCCTCTCCTCTACCTCGATTTCCCTCAG GGTCGGATCAAGTTGTTTGGGACCATTGTGTTCCCCAAGAACAAGTATTTGACTCTTCAGTTTCCTAGAGGTGGAAAGAGTGTCATGTGTGAGGACTACTTCGATAATATG ATTGTATTTTCTGATGCTTGGTGGATTGGGACAAAGGACGAGAACCCAGACGAAACCCAACTTGATTTCCCTAAAGAACTGAATAAG GGACACAACACAGATTATGAATTTAAAGGTGGTGCAGGTTCAGCATCTGTGGTTAACAACCAAAGTGATTATAAAAATGAAATTACATATGTAGACGAACATTCTCCAGATACTAAGCTTGAGCATAATTTATCTGATGATGGAAACAAAGATTTGATTGAAGTAACACCAGTTCGTCATTCAGCAAGAACTGCTGGAAAACGATTCAA TTTTGGAGAAGCTTCTTCTGGAGATGATTCTGTTGAAAGCAATACTGACTTATGTGAAGGAGAAGATAACCAAATTGGGGGACTCGATTCATTATCCAGGAAGCATGCTAGTGGAA AGACTGAAAATCTCAGCATTGGAGATTTCAACATTGTTAATGAGGATGCTGTGAAAGGAGCTCAAATTCCTGAACAAAATCAGGAGTCCTCTATGTCAGAGGCTAAATCAAAGAAACAATCTCATTCTGCCTTTTCAGTGACTATACCTAAGGAGGACTCTTGTAGTAATCATGGTCCTCTCGTTCAGACTACTATATCTACCTTATTCAAGAAAGTGGAGAAGAAG AAAGTGGGATCCAGTTTGCCAAGTCAAGTACAAACTCCTTCTCAGGCTCATAAAACACCAAGAAATCCAAGGAAACCAGCATCTCCAAAAG TTTCTGGCCAGAAGTTGCTGCAAGCTCCTTCAAAGAGGAAGTTTAATCAG GATGGAAGACCTAGTAAAAAGGGCAAAAGTATCAAGGAAAACGATGCTG TGGGCAAAAGGTTGgcaaagaagaaagaatacGAG GTTGAAGATGATATTGAAGAATTCTCAAGTAGCTCACAG GATACTGATTGTAGTGATGAAGAGTGGGCTGCTTGA
- the LOC112175525 gene encoding DNA-binding protein RHL1 isoform X3, translating into MARGSKHKKEEEDEEDPERKRLKSLGFSNKLVSEIPARPQAPLRPSNAVVKHHGKDIIKKSQRKNRFLFSFPGLFAPIAGGKIGDLQDLGTKTPLLYLDFPQGRIKLFGTIVFPKNKYLTLQFPRGGKSVMCEDYFDNMIVFSDAWWIGTKDENPDETQLDFPKELNKGHNTDYEFKGGAGSASVVNNQSDYKNEITYVDEHSPDTKLEHNLSDDGNKDLIEVTPVRHSARTAGKRFNFGEASSGDDSVESNTDLCEGEDNQIGGLDSLSRKHASGKTENLSIGDFNIVNEDAVKGAQIPEQNQESSMSEAKSKKQSHSAFSVTIPKEDSCSNHGPLVQTTISTLFKKVEKKKVGSSLPSQVQTPSQAHKTPRNPRKPASPKVSGQKLLQAPSKRKFNQDGRPSKKGKSIKENDAVGKRLAKKKEYEVEDDIEEFSSSSQ; encoded by the exons ATGGCGCGAGGGTCGAAGcacaaaaaggaagaagaagacgaagaagatccAGAGCGGAAGAGGCTGAAATCGCTGGGGTTTTCGAACAAGTTAGTATCGGAGATCCCAGCCAGGCCTCAAGCGCCTCTCCGGCCTTCAAACGCCGTCGTTAAGCACCACGGCAAAGACATCATCAAGAAATCTCAGCGCAAGAACAGGttcctcttctccttccccGGCCTCTTTGCTCCCATCGCTGGCGGTAAGATCGGCGACCTCCAGGATTTGGGCACCAAGACCCCTCTCCTCTACCTCGATTTCCCTCAG GGTCGGATCAAGTTGTTTGGGACCATTGTGTTCCCCAAGAACAAGTATTTGACTCTTCAGTTTCCTAGAGGTGGAAAGAGTGTCATGTGTGAGGACTACTTCGATAATATG ATTGTATTTTCTGATGCTTGGTGGATTGGGACAAAGGACGAGAACCCAGACGAAACCCAACTTGATTTCCCTAAAGAACTGAATAAG GGACACAACACAGATTATGAATTTAAAGGTGGTGCAGGTTCAGCATCTGTGGTTAACAACCAAAGTGATTATAAAAATGAAATTACATATGTAGACGAACATTCTCCAGATACTAAGCTTGAGCATAATTTATCTGATGATGGAAACAAAGATTTGATTGAAGTAACACCAGTTCGTCATTCAGCAAGAACTGCTGGAAAACGATTCAA TTTTGGAGAAGCTTCTTCTGGAGATGATTCTGTTGAAAGCAATACTGACTTATGTGAAGGAGAAGATAACCAAATTGGGGGACTCGATTCATTATCCAGGAAGCATGCTAGTGGAA AGACTGAAAATCTCAGCATTGGAGATTTCAACATTGTTAATGAGGATGCTGTGAAAGGAGCTCAAATTCCTGAACAAAATCAGGAGTCCTCTATGTCAGAGGCTAAATCAAAGAAACAATCTCATTCTGCCTTTTCAGTGACTATACCTAAGGAGGACTCTTGTAGTAATCATGGTCCTCTCGTTCAGACTACTATATCTACCTTATTCAAGAAAGTGGAGAAGAAG AAAGTGGGATCCAGTTTGCCAAGTCAAGTACAAACTCCTTCTCAGGCTCATAAAACACCAAGAAATCCAAGGAAACCAGCATCTCCAAAAG TTTCTGGCCAGAAGTTGCTGCAAGCTCCTTCAAAGAGGAAGTTTAATCAG GATGGAAGACCTAGTAAAAAGGGCAAAAGTATCAAGGAAAACGATGCTG TGGGCAAAAGGTTGgcaaagaagaaagaatacGAG GTTGAAGATGATATTGAAGAATTCTCAAGTAGCTCACAG TGA
- the LOC112175525 gene encoding DNA-binding protein RHL1 isoform X2 codes for MARGSKHKKEEEDEEDPERKRLKSLGFSNKLVSEIPARPQAPLRPSNAVVKHHGKDIIKKSQRKNRFLFSFPGLFAPIAGGKIGDLQDLGTKTPLLYLDFPQGRIKLFGTIVFPKNKYLTLQFPRGGKSVMCEDYFDNMIVFSDAWWIGTKDENPDETQLDFPKELNKGHNTDYEFKGGAGSASVVNNQSDYKNEITYVDEHSPDTKLEHNLSDDGNKDLIEVTPVRHSARTAGKRFNFGEASSGDDSVESNTDLCEGEDNQIGGLDSLSRKHASGKTENLSIGDFNIVNEDAVKGAQIPEQNQESSMSEAKSKKQSHSAFSVTIPKEDSCSNHGPLVQTTISTLFKKVEKKKVGSSLPSQVQTPSQAHKTPRNPRKPASPKVSGQKLLQAPSKRKFNQWAKGWQRRKNTRLKMILKNSQVAHRILIVVMKSGLLEIVVTPLIQDG; via the exons ATGGCGCGAGGGTCGAAGcacaaaaaggaagaagaagacgaagaagatccAGAGCGGAAGAGGCTGAAATCGCTGGGGTTTTCGAACAAGTTAGTATCGGAGATCCCAGCCAGGCCTCAAGCGCCTCTCCGGCCTTCAAACGCCGTCGTTAAGCACCACGGCAAAGACATCATCAAGAAATCTCAGCGCAAGAACAGGttcctcttctccttccccGGCCTCTTTGCTCCCATCGCTGGCGGTAAGATCGGCGACCTCCAGGATTTGGGCACCAAGACCCCTCTCCTCTACCTCGATTTCCCTCAG GGTCGGATCAAGTTGTTTGGGACCATTGTGTTCCCCAAGAACAAGTATTTGACTCTTCAGTTTCCTAGAGGTGGAAAGAGTGTCATGTGTGAGGACTACTTCGATAATATG ATTGTATTTTCTGATGCTTGGTGGATTGGGACAAAGGACGAGAACCCAGACGAAACCCAACTTGATTTCCCTAAAGAACTGAATAAG GGACACAACACAGATTATGAATTTAAAGGTGGTGCAGGTTCAGCATCTGTGGTTAACAACCAAAGTGATTATAAAAATGAAATTACATATGTAGACGAACATTCTCCAGATACTAAGCTTGAGCATAATTTATCTGATGATGGAAACAAAGATTTGATTGAAGTAACACCAGTTCGTCATTCAGCAAGAACTGCTGGAAAACGATTCAA TTTTGGAGAAGCTTCTTCTGGAGATGATTCTGTTGAAAGCAATACTGACTTATGTGAAGGAGAAGATAACCAAATTGGGGGACTCGATTCATTATCCAGGAAGCATGCTAGTGGAA AGACTGAAAATCTCAGCATTGGAGATTTCAACATTGTTAATGAGGATGCTGTGAAAGGAGCTCAAATTCCTGAACAAAATCAGGAGTCCTCTATGTCAGAGGCTAAATCAAAGAAACAATCTCATTCTGCCTTTTCAGTGACTATACCTAAGGAGGACTCTTGTAGTAATCATGGTCCTCTCGTTCAGACTACTATATCTACCTTATTCAAGAAAGTGGAGAAGAAG AAAGTGGGATCCAGTTTGCCAAGTCAAGTACAAACTCCTTCTCAGGCTCATAAAACACCAAGAAATCCAAGGAAACCAGCATCTCCAAAAG TTTCTGGCCAGAAGTTGCTGCAAGCTCCTTCAAAGAGGAAGTTTAATCAG TGGGCAAAAGGTTGgcaaagaagaaagaatacGAG GTTGAAGATGATATTGAAGAATTCTCAAGTAGCTCACAG GATACTGATTGTAGTGATGAAGAGTGGGCTGCTTGAGATCGTAGTGACACCGTTGATACAAGATGGATGA